The Micromonospora sp. WMMD961 genome has a segment encoding these proteins:
- a CDS encoding SDR family NAD(P)-dependent oxidoreductase — translation MTALFDLSGKTAVVTGARRGIGLAMAEALALAGADIVGVSAQLEASGSEVERLVRAAGRRFTALRVDLGDRAAVHGLARDLTALGPVDILVNNGGTIARTPAAEHPDEMWDQVIEVNLSSQFVLSREIGRTMVERGRGKIIFTASLLSFQGGITVPGYAASKSGVAGLTKALANEWAAHGVNVNAIAPGYIATDNTQALRDDPDRNQAILARIPAARWGRADDLGGATVFLASAASDYVNGIVLPVDGGWLGR, via the coding sequence ATGACGGCGCTGTTCGACCTGTCCGGTAAGACCGCAGTGGTGACCGGGGCCCGGCGCGGCATCGGCCTCGCCATGGCCGAGGCCCTGGCCCTGGCCGGTGCTGACATCGTCGGCGTCTCCGCCCAGCTCGAAGCGAGCGGCAGCGAGGTCGAACGCCTGGTGCGGGCCGCCGGCCGCCGGTTCACCGCGCTGCGGGTCGACCTCGGTGACCGGGCCGCCGTGCACGGCTTGGCCCGGGACCTCACGGCTCTCGGGCCCGTGGACATCCTGGTCAACAACGGTGGCACGATCGCCCGCACTCCGGCCGCGGAGCACCCGGACGAGATGTGGGACCAGGTGATCGAGGTGAACCTCAGCAGCCAGTTCGTCCTGAGCCGGGAGATCGGCCGGACGATGGTCGAGCGCGGCCGAGGGAAGATCATCTTCACGGCGTCGCTGCTGAGCTTCCAGGGCGGCATCACCGTCCCCGGCTACGCCGCGTCGAAGTCGGGCGTGGCCGGCCTCACCAAGGCGTTGGCGAACGAGTGGGCGGCCCACGGGGTGAACGTCAACGCGATCGCCCCCGGCTACATCGCGACCGACAACACCCAGGCGCTGCGCGACGACCCCGACCGTAACCAGGCGATCCTCGCCCGGATCCCGGCCGCCCGGTGGGGCCGCGCCGACGATCTCGGGGGCGCCACCGTCTTCCTGGCGTCGGCCGCATCCGACTACGTCAACGGGATCGTGCTGCCCGTCGACGGCGGTTGGCTGGGCCGATGA
- a CDS encoding alcohol dehydrogenase catalytic domain-containing protein has product MKAVVYRGARDLGIEDREPVPPGPGEVRIDVAYTGICGTDLHIYHGDMDTRVGDSAIIGHEMSGRVAAVGADVDGVTVGQPVTVMPTRPCGQCAACQRGTSHICHAMNFLGIDSAGAMQSSWNVPAELVLPLPEELPLDHAALVEPVAVAVHDVRRGRVSADDQVVVVGGGPVGVLIATVAQSRGARVLLVEPDPYRREVAGGVGIEAVDPGSTDVVALVNDRTDGAGADIAFEVSGAAAGVTTAVDVLTTRGRLVMVAIHPKPREVNLHRFFWRELELLGARLYQRDDMVEAIRLVASGAIPARQLISRVEPIDAAAAAFTALEGGGVMKVLLDLQGGSK; this is encoded by the coding sequence ATGAAGGCAGTCGTCTACCGGGGGGCGCGTGACCTCGGAATCGAAGACCGCGAACCGGTGCCACCCGGTCCCGGAGAGGTGCGGATCGACGTGGCCTACACCGGAATCTGTGGCACCGACCTGCACATCTACCACGGCGACATGGACACCCGGGTCGGTGACTCCGCGATCATCGGGCACGAGATGTCCGGGCGAGTCGCGGCGGTCGGCGCTGACGTCGACGGCGTGACCGTCGGCCAGCCCGTCACCGTGATGCCGACCCGCCCGTGCGGACAGTGCGCGGCCTGCCAGCGCGGCACGTCGCACATCTGCCACGCCATGAACTTCCTCGGTATCGACTCGGCAGGCGCCATGCAGTCGTCCTGGAACGTGCCGGCGGAGCTGGTCCTGCCACTGCCAGAGGAACTACCGCTCGACCACGCGGCGCTCGTGGAACCGGTCGCGGTCGCCGTGCACGACGTCCGGCGGGGACGTGTGTCCGCCGACGACCAGGTGGTCGTGGTCGGCGGTGGGCCGGTGGGGGTGCTCATCGCGACCGTCGCGCAGAGCCGTGGTGCGCGGGTGCTCCTGGTCGAGCCGGACCCTTACCGGCGTGAGGTGGCCGGCGGCGTCGGGATCGAGGCCGTCGACCCCGGTTCGACCGACGTCGTGGCACTCGTCAACGACCGCACCGACGGGGCGGGCGCCGACATCGCCTTCGAAGTGTCCGGTGCTGCCGCCGGTGTCACCACGGCGGTCGACGTCCTCACCACCCGGGGCCGGTTGGTGATGGTGGCGATCCACCCCAAGCCCCGCGAGGTCAACCTGCACCGGTTCTTCTGGCGCGAGCTGGAACTCCTCGGTGCCCGGCTCTACCAGCGAGACGACATGGTGGAGGCGATCCGGTTGGTCGCCTCGGGCGCGATCCCGGCACGACAGCTCATCTCCCGGGTCGAGCCGATCGACGCGGCCGCCGCCGCCTTCACGGCGCTCGAAGGCGGCGGCGTCATGAAGGTGCTGCTCGATCTACAGGGAGGTAGCAAATGA